The window AAATGAATGTCCGTTTTTGGACGGAAATAATGCGGCTGATAGTCCGCTATGGGTCGGAAGCCGATGGTGACAACCGGCCGCTTTCGGCCAGAAGCGGTCATTCCGGAAGAAAAATAAATCTGTCACCGTTTCAGTCACCTTTTCACCGTTGCGCTTGACCCTATTCCCTCCTTGCGGCCACATACGCGTACTGATCCAAAAACAAGGAAGACTCTCACATGCCCCGCCTGGTTTGGCTGCGTAACCATATGCAACACAGCGACACCCTGGCGCAGTGGCTGCATCAGCAGTTCGCATACGAGTTTGTTGAGCAGCCATTGGCCGATTGGCAACGCGAATTCGCGGAAGGCCAGGGCAACGGTGATTGGCAATGTCTGATCGCCCTGGAGAATGACCAGCTACTTGGCGGCGCTGCACTTGCCGCCAGCGACTTGCCCGAACGCCCGGAGCTGGGGCCCTGGCTAGCCTGCGTCTTTATCGCCCCGCAGGCAAGGAAGCGAGGGTTGGCGGAACAATTGATAGAAGGCATCTGCGACGCCGCAAAGGCCAACGGCACCACGCGGTTGTACTTGCACACCTATGATCGCAGCGACTACTACGCCAAGCGTGGATGGCAGGTGCAGGAGTTTTTTCGGGCGTGGGGTAAGGAGCAGCGATTGATGCTGCGGGATCTTTGAACTTGCTCAGGTGTGCAGCATAAGATGGAGAGCCAACGCCTGGGAGCGCGGATATTCGCAATAGGGACGAAAGGCTAGAAGCTGCTAATTCAGGAATGTCCGCCGCCAAAAGCAGTCATTGATAGACCCTATATGGCGGTAATTTGTAACCGTCCGGGCAACACACCTTCCTGACACCGTCGCTTGAGGCGATGGTGTCCACCCAAATATAGGTGGACACCATTTTTAGCCTTTTTAAGCGGACGCCCATGCCACAAGAACGCCGTTCCTATTCCAAGTCCTTCAAGGCCCAGGTCATTGCTGAGTGCGCCCAACCTGACACTTCAATTGCCAATGTCGCCTTGACCCACAACCTCAATGCAAACCTCGTCCATAAATGGATTCGGGTGCATGCACAGAAAAACCTGACACTTCAAACCGCCTTCATCCCGGTCAAGACATCGCCGCCGGTGCCGATGCATCAGGCCCTTCCTGCCACGA of the Paucimonas lemoignei genome contains:
- a CDS encoding N-acetyltransferase GCN5, giving the protein MPRLVWLRNHMQHSDTLAQWLHQQFAYEFVEQPLADWQREFAEGQGNGDWQCLIALENDQLLGGAALAASDLPERPELGPWLACVFIAPQARKRGLAEQLIEGICDAAKANGTTRLYLHTYDRSDYYAKRGWQVQEFFRAWGKEQRLMLRDL
- a CDS encoding transposase IS3/IS911 family protein encodes the protein MPQERRSYSKSFKAQVIAECAQPDTSIANVALTHNLNANLVHKWIRVHAQKNLTLQTAFIPVKTSPPVPMHQALPATIRIEVPHSKGVVVVSWPAENAAACSAFLRDLLR